From the Ammospiza caudacuta isolate bAmmCau1 chromosome 24, bAmmCau1.pri, whole genome shotgun sequence genome, one window contains:
- the MED20 gene encoding mediator of RNA polymerase II transcription subunit 20 isoform X1 — MGVTCPGPCRSVSQVPVAEGKSVQQTVELLARRLEALGADKQGTFGVDCETYHTAATLGTQGQTGKLMYVMHNSEYPLSCFALFENGPCLVADANFDTLMVKLKGFFQNAKANKIESRGTRYQYCDFLVKLGTVTMGPSARGISVEVEYCPCVIANDCWNLLMEFMQSFMGSHTPGVPSVFGAKHDSTYSPGDTMVQYMELFNKIRKQQQVPVAGIR, encoded by the exons ATGGGGGTCACCTG CCCCGGCCCGTGTCGCAGCGTGTCGCAGGTGCCGGTGGCCGAGGGCAAGAGCGTGCAGCAGACGGTGGAGCTGCTGGCGCGGCGGCTGGAGGCGCTGGGCGCGGACAAGCAGGGCACGTTCGGCGTGGACTGCGAGACCTATCACACCGCGGCCACCCTCGGCACGCAGG GGCAGACAGGGAAGCTGATGTACGTCATGCACAACTCCGAGTACCCCCTGAGCTGCTTCGCCCTCTTCGAGAACGGGCCCTGCCTGGTGGCCGATGCCAACTTTGACACCCTCATGGTGAAGCTCAAGGGCTTCTTCCAGAACGCCAAGGCCAACAAGATCGAGAGCCGCGGCACCCGCTACCAGTACTGCGACTTCCTGGTGAAGCTGGGCACGGTCACCATGGGCCCCAGCGCCAGGGGCATCTCCGTGGAG GTGGAATACTGCCCCTGTGTGATCGCCAACGACTGCTGGAACCTGCTGATGGAGTTCATGCAGAGCTTCATGGGCAGCCACACGCCCGGCGTCCCGTCGGTGTTCGGCGCCAAGCACGACAGCACCTACAGCCCCGGGGACACCATGGTGCAGTACATGGAGCTCTTCAACAAGATCCgcaagcagcagcaggtgcccGTGGCTGGCATCAGGTGA
- the BYSL gene encoding bystin, whose translation MPKARRARGSGPAPALPLAEQILQDAAPRLRAREKRGAEEPGGDGGTGDGFVDARLSRRILEQARRQQEELEAEHGPGAPAAPRKLSAVLGPDPDSEDDEEWPSLEKAAAAAGRSGDYGGEVEVDPEDEKAIEMFMNKNPPLRCTLADIIMEKITEKQTEVETALSEISGCPMPQLDPRVLEVYRGVREVLSKYRSGKLPKAFKIIPALSNWEQILYITEPETWTAAAMYQATRIFSSNLKERMAQRFYNLVLLPRIRDDIAEYKRLNFHLYMALKKALFKPAAWFKGILIPLCESGTCTLREAIIIGSILSKCSIPVLHSSAALLKLAEMQYSGANSIFLRLLIDKKYALPFRVLDALVFHFLAFRAERRPLPVLWHQSLLALAQRYKEDLASEQKEALLELLKFHSHPQISAEIRRELMNSGTRDAEGERAPAME comes from the exons ATGCCCAAGGCCCGGCGGGCGCGGGGCTCGGGCCCGGCGCCGGCGCTGCCCTTGGCCGAGCAGATCCTGCAGGACGCGGCCCCGCGGCTCCGGGCGCGGGAGAAGCGCGGGGCGGAGGAGCCGGGCGGCGATGGCGGCACCGGGGACGGGTTCGTGGACGCGCGGCTGTCCCGGCGCATCCTGGAGCAGGCGCGgcggcagcaggaggagctggaggccGAGCACGGCCCCGGAGCGCCCGCGGCACCCCGAAAGCTCAGCGCGGTTCTCG GTCCCGACCCGGACTCGGAGGATGATGAGGAGTGGCCTTCGCTGGAgaaggcggcggcggccgcgggacGGAGCGGGGACTACGGCGGGGAGGTGGAGGTGGACCCCGAGGACGAGAAAGCCATCGAGATGTTCATGAACAAGAACCCACCCCTGAG GTGCACGCTGGCCGACATCATCATGGAGAAGATCACGGAGAAGCAGACGGAGGTGGAGACGGCGCTGTCGGAGATCTCGGGCTGCCCCATGCCCCAGCTCGACCCCCGTGTCCTGGAGGTCTACAGGGGTGTCAGGGAG GTGCTGTCCAAGTACAGGAGTGGGAAGCTCCCCAAGGCGTTCAAAATCATCCCTGCCTTGTCCAACTGGGAGCAGATCCTCTACATCACCGAGCCAGAGACGTGGACAGCGGCTGCCATGTACCAGGCCACCAG GATATTTTCCTCCAACCTGAAGGAGAGGATGGCCCAGAGGTTCTACAACCTGGTGCTGCTGCCGCGCATCCGCGACGACATCGCCGAGTACAAGCGGCTCAACTTCCACCTGTACATGGCTCTGAAGAAGGCTCTGTTCAAACCAGCAGCCTGGTTCAAGG GGATCCTCATCCCCCTGTGTGAGTCTGGCACCTGCACGCTCAGGGAGGCCATCATCATCGGCAGCATCCTCAGCAAGTGCTCCATCCCCGTGCTGCACTCCAG TGCGGCGCTGCTGAAGCTGGCAGAGATGCAGTACAGCGGCGCCAACAGCATCTTCCTGCGCCTGCTCATCGACAAGAAGTACGCGCTGCCGTTCCGCGTGCTGGACGCGCTGGTGTTCCACTTCCTGGCCTTCCGCGCCGAGCGGCGCCCGCTGCCCGTGCTGTGGCACCAGAgcctgctggccctggcccAGCGCTACAAGGAGGACCTGGCCTCGGAGCAGAaggaggctctgctggagctgctcaagTTCCACAGCCACCCCCAGATCTCGGCCGAGATCCGCCGCGAGCTGATGAACTCCGGCACCAGGGACGCGGAGGGGGAGCGGGCGCCGGCCATGGAGTGA
- the MED20 gene encoding mediator of RNA polymerase II transcription subunit 20 isoform X2 — translation MGVTCVSQVPVAEGKSVQQTVELLARRLEALGADKQGTFGVDCETYHTAATLGTQGQTGKLMYVMHNSEYPLSCFALFENGPCLVADANFDTLMVKLKGFFQNAKANKIESRGTRYQYCDFLVKLGTVTMGPSARGISVEVEYCPCVIANDCWNLLMEFMQSFMGSHTPGVPSVFGAKHDSTYSPGDTMVQYMELFNKIRKQQQVPVAGIR, via the exons ATGGGGGTCACCTG CGTGTCGCAGGTGCCGGTGGCCGAGGGCAAGAGCGTGCAGCAGACGGTGGAGCTGCTGGCGCGGCGGCTGGAGGCGCTGGGCGCGGACAAGCAGGGCACGTTCGGCGTGGACTGCGAGACCTATCACACCGCGGCCACCCTCGGCACGCAGG GGCAGACAGGGAAGCTGATGTACGTCATGCACAACTCCGAGTACCCCCTGAGCTGCTTCGCCCTCTTCGAGAACGGGCCCTGCCTGGTGGCCGATGCCAACTTTGACACCCTCATGGTGAAGCTCAAGGGCTTCTTCCAGAACGCCAAGGCCAACAAGATCGAGAGCCGCGGCACCCGCTACCAGTACTGCGACTTCCTGGTGAAGCTGGGCACGGTCACCATGGGCCCCAGCGCCAGGGGCATCTCCGTGGAG GTGGAATACTGCCCCTGTGTGATCGCCAACGACTGCTGGAACCTGCTGATGGAGTTCATGCAGAGCTTCATGGGCAGCCACACGCCCGGCGTCCCGTCGGTGTTCGGCGCCAAGCACGACAGCACCTACAGCCCCGGGGACACCATGGTGCAGTACATGGAGCTCTTCAACAAGATCCgcaagcagcagcaggtgcccGTGGCTGGCATCAGGTGA